In Arthrobacter citreus, a genomic segment contains:
- a CDS encoding HNH endonuclease, which yields MIDQIRALEELKAAASAAQARATAIFDAMTRRSQAAAGLKADQLGKGVGAQIGFARRESPHRGTRMLGLARILTREMPHTLHALTLGVISEWRATLLVRETACLSLADRQRIDEQIAGNLTELEQLGDRALIAKIKTLSYAMDPHAVVNRAAHAVSERFVSCRPAPDTMTYVTALLPVAHGVGVYAALTREADRLRGAGDPRTKGQIMADTFVERTTGQVRAEDVRIEVQLIMTDRALLAGSAEPAVLPGYGILPAQTARDLIRRNSTAQNRTSGDATRDGIPRKPTGRDSTTKDPVDPDKSARTWLRRLYTAPSTGQLVGMDSRARLVPEGLARFIAARDQVCRMPWCGAPIRHYDHIRPVRDGGTTSAENIQGLCEACNQAKEAPDWTTRTMGVVGSLPAPPTEPLAPNAVYPNVRHAIHTVETLTPTGQVYRSSAPPLHGSRPAPPGSPGSSARSG from the coding sequence TTGATTGACCAGATTCGTGCGCTGGAGGAACTCAAAGCAGCCGCGTCAGCAGCCCAGGCCCGGGCCACAGCAATCTTTGACGCGATGACCCGGCGCTCCCAGGCCGCAGCAGGGTTGAAAGCGGATCAGCTCGGCAAAGGCGTCGGAGCGCAAATCGGGTTTGCCCGCCGCGAGTCCCCTCACCGCGGAACCCGGATGCTGGGCCTGGCCCGGATCCTGACCCGCGAAATGCCCCACACCCTGCACGCCCTCACCCTCGGAGTGATTAGTGAATGGCGGGCCACACTGCTGGTCCGCGAGACCGCCTGCCTGTCCCTGGCGGACCGGCAGCGCATCGACGAGCAGATCGCCGGGAACCTGACCGAGCTCGAACAGCTCGGAGACCGGGCCCTGATCGCCAAAATCAAGACCCTTTCCTACGCCATGGATCCGCATGCCGTGGTCAACCGTGCCGCGCACGCCGTGTCCGAGCGGTTTGTGTCCTGCCGTCCGGCCCCGGACACCATGACCTACGTGACCGCGCTGCTGCCGGTGGCCCATGGCGTGGGCGTGTACGCGGCACTGACCCGCGAAGCGGACCGCCTGCGCGGGGCCGGGGATCCGCGCACCAAGGGTCAGATCATGGCCGACACCTTCGTGGAACGCACCACTGGGCAGGTCAGGGCTGAGGATGTGCGGATCGAGGTGCAGCTGATCATGACGGACCGGGCCCTGCTGGCCGGATCCGCGGAACCGGCGGTGTTGCCCGGATACGGGATCCTGCCCGCGCAGACAGCCCGGGACCTGATCCGGCGGAACTCAACCGCCCAGAACCGAACCTCCGGCGACGCCACCCGGGACGGGATTCCCCGGAAGCCCACGGGCCGGGACTCAACTACCAAGGACCCCGTGGACCCGGATAAGTCAGCACGCACCTGGCTCCGGCGGCTTTACACGGCGCCGTCCACCGGCCAGCTGGTGGGCATGGACTCACGGGCCCGGCTGGTGCCCGAGGGTTTGGCCCGGTTCATAGCGGCAAGGGATCAGGTATGCCGGATGCCGTGGTGCGGTGCGCCCATCCGGCACTATGACCACATCCGCCCGGTCCGCGACGGCGGAACCACCAGCGCAGAGAACATCCAGGGCTTATGCGAGGCCTGCAACCAGGCCAAGGAAGCCCCGGACTGGACCACCCGCACCATGGGCGTGGTTGGTTCCCTGCCCGCCCCGCCCACCGAACCTCTGGCACCCAATGCTGTTTACCCGAACGTTCGTCATGCCATCCATACGGTGGAAACTCTCACTCCCACCGGTCAAGTTTATCGTTCCTCCGCACCACCCTTGCATGGATCCAGGCCAGCCCCTCCTGGCAGTCCGGGCAGCAGCGCTAGGTCAGGATAG
- a CDS encoding M20 family metallopeptidase, whose protein sequence is MFVEEAQTILPELVALRRALHADPETGNNLPRTQEKVLAALEGLNLEITLGVKSTSVVAVLRGAEPGPAVLLRGDMDALPVTELTDLDYASTNGNMHACGHDLHVAGLVGAAKLLCAQQEDLSGSVIFMFQPGEEGHDGASLMLDEGVLDAAGERPVAAYGIHVRPGPLGVFRTKPGTLMAGANELRITVKGSGGHSSQPQTAVDPVPALTEIATALQTMATRRFSAFDPIVLTVTQLSAGEAINVIPDTASLGASVRTLSEESLDRVVVESKTLAEGIAAAHGCSVDVDFTVRYPVTRNDAGRTQEAITGLREIFGEDRVLESRDPLMGSEDFSLVLNEVPGTFIFLGATPPALDPETVAWNHSPRVLFDDSVLGDQAAALAQLAYNRLT, encoded by the coding sequence CGCTGCGGCGGGCGCTGCACGCCGATCCGGAGACCGGCAACAATCTGCCGCGAACCCAGGAGAAAGTCCTTGCAGCGCTGGAGGGGCTAAACCTGGAGATCACGCTGGGGGTGAAATCGACGTCGGTGGTGGCCGTGCTGCGGGGTGCCGAGCCGGGACCGGCAGTGCTGCTGCGCGGCGACATGGATGCCTTGCCGGTCACTGAACTGACAGACCTGGACTATGCCTCCACCAACGGGAACATGCATGCCTGCGGACATGACCTGCACGTGGCGGGCCTGGTGGGTGCGGCCAAACTGCTCTGCGCCCAGCAGGAAGATCTCTCCGGCAGCGTCATCTTCATGTTTCAGCCCGGGGAAGAGGGGCACGACGGCGCCAGCCTCATGCTCGACGAAGGAGTGCTCGACGCCGCGGGGGAGCGTCCCGTAGCCGCCTACGGTATCCATGTGCGTCCCGGTCCGCTGGGTGTTTTCCGGACAAAGCCGGGCACGCTGATGGCCGGCGCCAACGAACTCCGGATCACCGTCAAGGGATCCGGCGGCCACAGCTCACAGCCGCAAACCGCCGTCGACCCCGTTCCGGCGCTCACTGAAATTGCCACGGCGCTGCAGACCATGGCCACCCGCCGGTTCTCGGCCTTCGATCCGATCGTGCTCACCGTGACGCAGCTCAGTGCGGGCGAAGCCATCAACGTCATCCCTGACACCGCCAGCCTGGGCGCCTCGGTCCGCACCCTCTCCGAAGAGTCCCTGGACCGGGTGGTGGTGGAATCCAAGACGCTTGCCGAGGGCATTGCCGCAGCCCACGGGTGCAGCGTGGACGTGGACTTCACCGTGCGGTACCCGGTAACCCGCAACGACGCCGGTCGCACCCAGGAAGCCATCACCGGGCTGCGGGAAATCTTCGGTGAGGACCGCGTACTGGAATCCCGGGATCCGTTGATGGGGTCGGAGGACTTCTCCCTCGTCCTCAACGAGGTTCCCGGCACCTTCATCTTCCTGGGAGCGACGCCGCCGGCGCTGGATCCGGAAACCGTCGCGTGGAACCATTCTCCGCGGGTGCTGTTTGACGATTCGGTGCTGGGTGACCAAGCCGCCGCCCTTGCCCAGCTGGCGTACAACCGGCTGACGTAG